From the genome of Spinacia oleracea cultivar Varoflay chromosome 2, BTI_SOV_V1, whole genome shotgun sequence, one region includes:
- the LOC110791234 gene encoding DNA-directed RNA polymerase 3B, chloroplastic, protein MSSTASFSPIPQVQIQKQWRKPLKSHKKASKTTHFSLFIPLSSKQLRIEHPLFPSSSSSSNSFPSTLSLPSLTPKLGKTSFFQPSPQSQIILDSPEEELAEKMDGHFRNSDKIKGSSRIFMQDPPWVNTLFMKGLVDSNTGLRLEFKEIEREKYNLLRRRQIKAETEAWESMVEEYREFVREMRDKKLAPNLPQVKALFLGWFEPLKKAIEKEQKSQRSRKQKAIYGYHIDMLPADKMAVIVMHKMMSLLMVGNDAGCVRLVQAALQIGTAIEQEIKIHSFLEKTKNIRKNASDLPEDLLKEKEIQRNRVKSLIKRKRLFEAAKLVTSEDSKSWSQDTQAKLGSRLIELLIDTAYIQHPTSQSADTPPDVRPAFRHKFKILNNELGQQVVKRYGVIECDPLVLKGIDRSARYMIIPYVPMLIPPKNWKGYDKGGYLFLPSYVMRTHGSRKQQDAMRKTPPQQMQKVFEALNTLGHTKWRINRKVLGVVENLWASGGNIGGLVNCDDVPLPEKPLTEDPAEIDTWKWSVRKAKKINRERHALRCDVELKISVAQKMKDEEGFYYPHNLDFRGRAYPMHPHLNHLSSDLCRGVLEFASGRPLGKTGLHWLKIHLANVYAGGVDKLSYEARAAFVENHLEEVFDSATNPINGNRWWLSAEDPFQCLAACIDLTGALNSSSPHSFISYLPIHQDGSCNGLQHYAALGRDSKEAAAVNLVAGEEPADVYSEIAVRVREIMEKDSRKDPKTDPHAVLAKVLVDQVDRKLVKQTVMTSVYGVTFVGAREQIKRRLEEKGVITDDRLLFSAACYSAKVTMSALGQLFQAARGIMDWLGDCAKVIASENQPVRWTTPLGLPVVQPYCKSKRHLIKTSLQVLALQQEGEGIEVKKQRTAFPPNYVHSLDGTHMMMTAVACRDAGLQFAGVHDSFWTHACDVEKMNQILRVKFVELYNMPILENLLESFQTAYPASTFPPLPERGDFDLEEVLESPYFFN, encoded by the exons ATGTCTTCCACTGCTTCCTTCTCACCAATCccacaagttcaaattcaaaaacagtGGAGAAAACCATTAAAATCCCACAAAAAAGCTTCAAAAACCacccatttctctctcttcatcccACTATCCAGCAAGCAATTGCGCATTGAACACCCATTatttccttcttcttcttcttcttcaaactcTTTCCCTTCAACCCTTTCATTGCCTTCTTTAACCCCCAAATTGGGCAAAACCAGCTTCTTCCAACCTTCCCCACAATCCCAGATAATTCTTGACTCTCCTGAGGAAGAATTAGCCGAAAAAATGGATGGGCATTTTCGCAATTCGGATAAAATTAAGGGTTCTAGTAGGATTTTTATGCAGGACCCACCATGGGTGAACACCCTTTTCATGAAAGGTTTAGTGGATAGTAATACAGGGTTGAGGTTAGAATTTAAGGAGATAGAGAGGGAGAAGTACAATTTGTTGAGGAGGAGGCAGATTAAAGCCGAAACCGAGGCGTGGGAGAGTATGGTGGAGGAGTATAGAGAGTTTGTGAGGGAGATGAGGGATAAGAAATTGGCACCTAATTTGCCACAAGTGAAGGCATTGTTTTTGGGTTGGTTTGAGCCTTTGAAGAAGGCAATTGAAAAGGAGCAGAAATCACAGAGGTCTAGGAAGCAGAAGGCTATCTATGGATATCATATTGATATGTTGCCAGCTGATAAGATGGCTGTCATTGTTATGCATAAGATGATGTCATTGCTTATGGTTGGTAATGATGCCGGTTGTGTTCGCCTTGTTCAGGCTGCTCTTCAGATTGGGACTGCTATTGAGCAGGAG ATAAAAATTCACAGTTTTTTGGAGAAAACCAAGAATATACGAAAAAATGCTAGTGACTTGCCAGAGGACTTAttaaaggaaaaagaaatacAGAGGAATCGCGTGAAGAGCTTAATCAAGAGGAAAAGATTATTTGAGGCAGCAAAACTGGTGACAAGTGAAGATAGCAAGTCATGGAGTCAAGACACTCAAGCTAAG TTGGGAAGTCGTCTGATAGAGTTGCTGATAGACACAGCTTATATTCAGCATCCAACTAGTCAATCAGCTGACACTCCGCCTGATGTACGACCTGCATTTAGgcacaaattcaaaattttgaacAATGAGCTAGG ACAGCAAGTGGTGAAAAGATATGGAGTCATAGAATGTGATCCGCTTGTTCTGAAAGGGATTGATAGAAGT GCTCGATACATGATTATTCCTTATGTCCCAATGTTGATACCTCCGAAGAATTGGAAAGG GTATGACAAAGGTGGCTACTTGTTCCTGCCTTCTTATGTTATGCGAACGCATGGTTCAAGAAAGCAACAAGACGCAATGAGGAAAACTCCACCTCAGCAGATGCAGAAAGTATTTGAG GCCTTAAATACTCTTGGACACACAAAATGGAGAATCAACAGAAAAGTTCTCGGTGTGGTGGAAAACCTATGGGCTAGTGGTGGCAACATTGGCGGTCTTGTTAATTGCGATGAT GTTCCGTTGCCTGAAAAGCCACTGACAGAGGATCCAGCAGAAATTGATACATGGAAATGGAGTGTCAGGAAAGCAAAGAAAATCAATAGAGAGAGACATGCTTTACGATGTGATGTTGAACTCAAAATTTCT GTTGCTCAGAAGATGAAAGACGAAGAAGGCTTTTATTATCCTCATAATCTTGACTTCCGTGGTCGAGCTTATCCCATGCATCCACATCTAAATCATTTGAGTTCAGATCTTTGCCGCGGCGTGCTTGAGTTTGCTAGCGGACGGCCTTTAGGAAAAACTGGGTTGCATTGGCTGAAGATTCACTTGGCAAATGTATATGCTGGCGGTGTTGACAAGCTTTCGTATGAGGCACGTGCAGCTTTTGTGGAGAATCATCTGGAAGAAGTATTTGACTCAGCTACCAACCCTATTAATGGAAATCGATGGTGGTTAAGTGCAGAAGATCCTTTTCAATGCTTAGCTGCTTGTATTGATCTTACAGGAGCCTTAAACAGCTCATCACCGCATTCTTTCATCTCCTATCTTCCTATACATCAG GATGGCTCATGCAATGGCCTACAGCATTATGCTGCTTTGGGAAGAGACAGT AAGGAAGCAGCGGCAGTAAACTTGGTGGCTGGGGAGGAACCTGCAGATGTGTACTCAGAAATTGCCGTCAG gGTTCGTGAAATTATGGAAAAGGATAGCAGAAAAGACCCTAAAACAGACCCACATGCAGTGTTAGCCAAAGTCCTAGTTGACCAG GTGGACCGCAAACTGGTGAAGCAGACAGTAATGACTTCTGTTTACGGTGTTACATTTGTTGGGGCGAGGGAGCAAATTAAGAGGAGATTAGAGGAGAAGGGTGTTATCACTGATGACAGACTACTTTTTTCTGCAGCCTGCTATTCAGCCAAG GTAACAATGTCCGCTCTTGGTCAGTTATTTCAAGCTGCACGTGGTATAATGGATTGGCTTGGTGATTGTGCTAAG GTTATTGCTTCTGAAAATCAACCTGTTCGCTGGACTACTCCTCTTGGTCTGCCAGTTGTACAACCATACTGTAAAAGTAAACGACATCTT ATAAAAACATCACTTCAGGTTTTGGCCTTGCAACAGGAAGGTGAAGGG ATTGAAGTTAAAAAACAAAGGACGGCATTTCCTCCGAACTATGTGCATTCACTTGATGGCACTCACATGATGATGACTGCTGTGGCATGCAGAGATGCCGGTTTACAGTTTGCAG GTGTGCACGATTCATTTTGGACACATGCGTGTGATGTGGAAAAGATGAATCAAATTCTTCGAGTGAAGTTTGTGGAGCTGTATAATATGCCCATTCTAGAAAAT